The Antarcticibacterium flavum genome contains the following window.
CCGATTTTGACGGGAATTACAGCATAAGAGCTGTGGAGGGTCAAACCCTGGAATTTAGTTATGTGGGATATCAAAGGATACAACGCGAAGTTGGCCCCGAGGATACCATAAATATAACTTTAATGGAGGACGCTTCTCAATTGGAAGAGGTTGTTGTAGTTGGATATGGTACGCAGAGCAAAAGAAAACTCACAGATAATATCTCCAAGTTGACTTCTGAGGACATAAGTGAGATCCCAACCCCCAGTATTCAAAATGCCATTTCAGGAAAGGCTGCCGGGGTGCAGGTTTCTCAAATTAATGGTAAGGTAGAAGGTGGCGTAAATATTCGTATTCGAGGGGTTGCAAGTATTGGAGCCGGTTCTGAACCACTTTATGTACTTGATGGTGTGCCATTGATCAATAATAATGAATCAAATAACGGAGCGCCTACAAACCCACTCCTTACTTTAAGTAGTAATGAGATCGAGTCTATCGATATCCTTAAAGATGCCTCTGCTGCTGCAGTTTATGGTTCCAGAGGTGCAAACGGGGTTGTTATCATTACCACTAAAAGAGGAAAACAAGGAAAAGGTAGATTTGCATTAAATTACTCCTCAGGAATAAGTACTCCCACAAACACCAGAGAGTGGTTGAATACCGAAGAGTATATTGAATTATTTACTGAAGCTGCAGTTAACTCTTTTGGCGAGGAAGACGGTAGAGACTACATTGAAGGAATCTTTGATTTCCTTGCAGGGGATACAGACTGGAGAAACAATCCTGTAAATACAGATTGGCAAGATCTTGCTTTCCAAACCGGTTACACTACAGATGCAGATGTATCAGTTTCAGGAGGTGACGAAAAAACTTCTTACTTCTTCTCTGGTGCCTACAACAACACTACCGGTATCATCACAGGTAATGAGTTGGAAAGGTTTACTGCGAGAACAAATGTTTCCCACAGGTTTTCAGATAGATTTCTGGCAGGTTTAAATATTGCTTATTCACGTACAGAGATAGACAGGATTGCAAATGATAACGCATTTGTGAACCCTGTACAGGCTATCGCACAACCATCAATGTCACCGGCATATCTTGATAACGGCGATCCAAATCCCAATACTTTATATGCCAATTTCTTACTTTATGATAAGCATGCATTTTACATTACTAACATAAGAAGAGTTACCGGTAAGGCCTTTGCAGAATATAGCTTCTTTCCTTCTTTGAAGTTTAATACAGATTTTGGTTATGACCTTTACTACCAAACAGAGGACAACTATGAAGGTAGACTAGCACCATTCCAGTCCACAAATGGACAGGGATATGCATCCAGCGTAGGAACAGAATCTTATGTATCCAGTAACTATTTCACATATTCAGACATTTTTGGCGATATCCATAACCTGGATGTAGTAGCCGGTATGGAATACAACTTAACAAATAGAAGATTCCAAAGTGTAACAGGTATCGAGTTTCCAACAGATGATTTCCAAACAATAGGAAGTGCGGCAGAGATCACTGCTGGTAATCAAACTTTAACTGGAAACAGGTTTCTTTCATATTTCGCAAGAGCCACCTATTCCCTGATGGACAGATATTTATTTAAAGCCAGTATTCGTCACGATGGATCTTCAAGATTTGGTAGAAACCAGCAATTTGGTACTTTCTCTTCCCTTGCAGCAGGTTGGATAATTTCTGAAGAAGCATTTTTAAGAGATAATGAGACCTTATCATTCCTAAAACTTCGTGCGAGCTGGGGACAAACAGGAAATGCTAACATTGGAGATTTCGCATCAAGAGGTTTATTTGGTGGGATATCTTATAACCAGAGACCGGGTATTGCCCCTACTCAGGCTGAAAACTCCTTGTTAACCTGGGAGAGTGTAGATCAAATGAACTTTGGTGTCGACCTTGGGTTCTTAAATGACAGGATCACTGCTGAAGTTGATTACTACATCAAAGAATCTGACGGTTTATTATTTAACGTACCACTTCCCGGTACTTCTGGCCAGCCAAACATCTTTAGAAACGTTGGTGTTATGGAAAACAGAGGTATTGAATTTGCTATAAATACTAAAAACGTAGTAAGGGATAATTTCACCTGGTCAACAAATTTCAACCTTGCTCAAAATGAAAATGAGGTGATAAGCCTGCCAAATAATGGAGCAGACATTATCACAGGAAGAAACATTTTAAGAGAAGGAGAACCAATCTCTGCATTTTACCTAATCGAATATGCAGGTGTAGACCCTCAAAATGGGGACGCATTATATTACACCAACGTGGATGATGGAAGTGGTAATCTAAGTCGTGAAACAACAAACAATCCAAATGACGCCAGAAGGGTTGTATCTGGAAGACCATTCCCATTATGGATTGGAGGTCTTACCAACACTATGAACTTTGGCGGGTTTGACTTCAGCTTTACCTTCCAGGGTGAATGGGGAGTGGACATTTATAACGGTGGAGGTATATACCAATCTGCCAACGCCGATTATTTTGACAACCAGTCAAGAGATCAATTAAGAAGATGGCAAAACCCAGGTGATATCACAGATGTTCCACAAGCAAGATTATTTGGAGCCAATGGAGTTGTAAACTCAACCCGATATCTACAAGAGGCCGATTTCATTAGATTAAGAAACATCACACTTGGATATTCTTTACCAGACCAAACTGTAAGTTCTCTTGGTTTAGAACGATTTAGAGTGTACTTCACAGGTTTCAACCTGTTGACTTTTACAGATTATGAAGGTTATGATCCTGAGGCACGTAGTGATGCAGGTTCTGGCCCGGGTGTTGATTTCTATTCAGCTCCTGCAGCCAAGACATTCTCTGTTGGTGTAAACATTAATTTCTAAAAAATAAGAAAAATGAAAAATTATAAATTAACCCTATCCATTCTTAGTGCAGCCTTTTTGATGGTTAGCTGCGAGGATGAGTTAAACCTGGAACCGGAACAATCCATCTCTACAGAAGTTGCGATTTCAACAGGTGAGAATATTGAGAACATACTCATAGGAACTTATGCAGAAGCCGGAGATAATGTTTCTTATGGTGGAGACATACAAATTTTAAGCGACCTGTATGGTTTTACAGATGAAGCTTCCTGGGTAGGAACCTTTGCCCAGCCAAGGGAAGTTTTCAATAAAAGGATCTTTACAGATAATGTTTTTGTTAGAGACATATGGCTTAACGGTTACCAGATCATCAACCAGGCAAATCTGGTTGTAGATTATGTAGATCTTGTAGATGAGGACAGGCAGGCGACTGTTGAAGGAGAAGCAAAATTCCTTAGAGCCCTTACTTATTTCGACCTTGTTAGGCTTTTTGGCCAGCAGTATGAAGCAGGAGAGCAAAATACTCAATTGGGTGTACCTTTAACTCTTACAGGTATTACAGATTACTCTGGCGACCTTGAAATTCCAAGGAACACAGTAGAAGAGGTTTACACGCAAGTAGTTGCCGATCTTACTGATGCTTACGACTTACTTCCTCCAAGCAACGGGATCTTTGCT
Protein-coding sequences here:
- a CDS encoding SusC/RagA family TonB-linked outer membrane protein, with the protein product MKLKLKFVLTLLVGLIVQFSYAQEKTVTGTVIDEQGIPLPGVNVILQGTTTGTQTDFDGNYSIRAVEGQTLEFSYVGYQRIQREVGPEDTINITLMEDASQLEEVVVVGYGTQSKRKLTDNISKLTSEDISEIPTPSIQNAISGKAAGVQVSQINGKVEGGVNIRIRGVASIGAGSEPLYVLDGVPLINNNESNNGAPTNPLLTLSSNEIESIDILKDASAAAVYGSRGANGVVIITTKRGKQGKGRFALNYSSGISTPTNTREWLNTEEYIELFTEAAVNSFGEEDGRDYIEGIFDFLAGDTDWRNNPVNTDWQDLAFQTGYTTDADVSVSGGDEKTSYFFSGAYNNTTGIITGNELERFTARTNVSHRFSDRFLAGLNIAYSRTEIDRIANDNAFVNPVQAIAQPSMSPAYLDNGDPNPNTLYANFLLYDKHAFYITNIRRVTGKAFAEYSFFPSLKFNTDFGYDLYYQTEDNYEGRLAPFQSTNGQGYASSVGTESYVSSNYFTYSDIFGDIHNLDVVAGMEYNLTNRRFQSVTGIEFPTDDFQTIGSAAEITAGNQTLTGNRFLSYFARATYSLMDRYLFKASIRHDGSSRFGRNQQFGTFSSLAAGWIISEEAFLRDNETLSFLKLRASWGQTGNANIGDFASRGLFGGISYNQRPGIAPTQAENSLLTWESVDQMNFGVDLGFLNDRITAEVDYYIKESDGLLFNVPLPGTSGQPNIFRNVGVMENRGIEFAINTKNVVRDNFTWSTNFNLAQNENEVISLPNNGADIITGRNILREGEPISAFYLIEYAGVDPQNGDALYYTNVDDGSGNLSRETTNNPNDARRVVSGRPFPLWIGGLTNTMNFGGFDFSFTFQGEWGVDIYNGGGIYQSANADYFDNQSRDQLRRWQNPGDITDVPQARLFGANGVVNSTRYLQEADFIRLRNITLGYSLPDQTVSSLGLERFRVYFTGFNLLTFTDYEGYDPEARSDAGSGPGVDFYSAPAAKTFSVGVNINF